The following is a genomic window from Heteronotia binoei isolate CCM8104 ecotype False Entrance Well unplaced genomic scaffold, APGP_CSIRO_Hbin_v1 ptg002180l, whole genome shotgun sequence.
cacatccacaaaccaattgccctttcatcacaccccctccagcctagaaatagcagctaagctacaagaggcctgaagggcttgggaggagactctgggccttctcgaggggaacccttaacccagagtggtggcggCACTttgtaagacccccctgagtcgtgacaggaataacggagtgcccagcagcaatgtccctccctcctagggttgccaagtccaattcaagaaatatctggggactttggaggtggagccaggagacattggggggtggagccaagatcaaggctgtgacaagcatcattgaactccaaagggagttctggccatcacatttaaagggacagcacaccttttcaattccttccttttttaggaaataatgaaggataggggcaccttcttttggggctcatagaattggaccccctggtccaatctttttgaaacttgggggagaagcattagatgctatactgaaaatttggtgcctctaccccaaaacacagccctcccagagccccagatacccacagatgaattctccatgattttctatggaataaatctccataggggaataacagagttcccagcagacatttccctcccctccccccgctttctgatgaccctgaagcggggggagggcctccaaaccggggggatcccctgcctccacctggggattggcaaccctactccctccccctaccctgctttctgatgaccctgaagctgggagaGTAAAAcctccaaacgggggggggggatcccctgcccccacctggagattggcaaccctagttggggaattcctgaagaCTTTGGAGTGGAATCTCAGGAAGGTGGAGCTTGGGGTGTAACGCCATCgacgccaccctccaaagctgccgtgttccccaggggaactgacttgTCTTAATTTGGAGAagagttgtgattctgggaggtctccaggccgcacctggaagttggtagcCCTGCACTTCAACCCTCCCTGACGCTCCCCAAACTGTCTTTGTCTCCCCCGCCGCAGATGTCGTCTGTCCCGCCTGCCTTGACAAGGGACACAAGGAAAAGGAGTTTTTGGAAATCTTCTGCAGTCAGGATTTTGGTGAGCTTCCAGTCTCGTAAGGGTGGGTGCCGGGGGCGGGGCTGGCGGGCCGGGATTGGGGCCACTAACAGATGGGCAGCGTGAGGAGCAGAGAAACGACACAGGCGACTGTGGGGGAGGgtacggttgccaactctggactaAAATTCCTGGCGATctgggagggcggggcttggACCTCAGCTTTAATGCCACAGAGagcactttccaaagcagcccttttctcctggGAGACTGATCTATATAGTCTGGAGTCcggttataattctgggagatctagggttgccaattcccggggggtgggcaggggatcccccagttcggaGGCCGTcccactgcttcagggttatcagaaagcgggcgggGGAGAATGTCTGTGGGGCACTctgttataccttatggagatcaatttccatagggtataatggagaattgatctgtgggtatctgtgtctctgcgggggggggggggctttctttgaggtagagtcaccgaattttcagcatagcgtccattgcctcttcccaaaatatcccccaagtttcaaaaggattggaccaaggagtccgattctataagcccccaaagaaggtgcccctatcttccattatttcctgtggaaggaaggcacttaaaaggagcacggtccctctcaatgcgatggccagaactctttttggTGCTCactcgtgcttgtcacacccttgctcctggctccacccccccctccccaaagtcctcagatatttcttgagtcggacttggcaaccctagagagatctccaggccccacctggaggctggcaaccctgtgggagagggagaagttGCCTAAGCCACGGGCCACTGTTGACGGGCAGCCCTTCTCTTTCCCCAGCCCTGAAAATGAGCGTCCGGTCCTCGTCCGGCGTGGAAGGAGACCTGAAAGTGGTCCCGGAAAGCAGGGGCCGGACTCTGTACAAGAAGGACGGCTGGTCAGAGGAGGAGCTGAAGAAGCCGGTGCTGTGGTTGGCCGGGGGAGAGGCATGCGCCTGCCCGGAGCTGGCTGGGCCGGAGTTCGTGGTCCTCGCCATGGGGCACAGGGTCGCCGGTCGGCTGGTCATCTCGTGGGTCAGGAAGTGGCGGCACGGAGAGAAGGAGCTGAAGAAGTTCTCCCGGGCCGTGCGGAAGCTGCGGTGCTAGGGGTCCCTTCCGCCACACCCACCGCTGCTTCCCAAGACACATCTTTGCTTTTTCTCCTGGCACCGACTCACCAATATCTGCatagacctcagaagctaagcattgcgtagtccttggatgagagaccaccaaggaataccagggttgctgttctgaggcaagcaagggcaaaccacctctatttgtGACGTGCctacgttgtgcagggggttggactagatgactctggaggtcccttccaactcttctgtgattctaacaggcttcctcctcgggaggtggtaggctctccttccttggaggtttttcagcagaggctagatggccacctgacagctatgaagatcctgtgaatttagggggaggggtttgtgagtttcctgcattgtgcagggggttggactagatgaccctggaggtcccttccaactcttctgtgattctaccaggcttcctcttcgggaggtggtgggctctccttccttggaggtttttcagcagaggctagatggccatctgacagcaatgaggaacctgtgaatttagggggaggtgtttgtgagtttcctacattgtgcagggggttggactagatgactctggaggtcccttccaactcttctatgattctaccaggcttcctcctcgggaggtggtgggctctccttccttggaggtttttcagcagaggctagacggccatctggcagcaatgcagatcctgtgaatttagggggaggagtttgtgagtttcctgcattgtgcagggggttggactagatgaccctggaggtcccttccaattcttcgatgattctataattctaaaggtctcttgccttgacctaggTGCCCAGGCGAGTCcgatcttgtcagctcttggaagccaTGAATAAACCAATAGAGAAGTCACTCCAAACCAGGAATGTCAAACTCAGCTGTTACGAGGGCCAGacctgacagaaatgagaccttgttgggccgggccatgtcgggttgggccagaccacgtgtgtacctatttaagattaggtagcagagatataaattttataaagaacacagacaaacacaaatatatgtatttaaaaaaacttaaaaacatgcttaaaacattggcacccattgatcttaaggatgctttctttgtatttctcccatgggatccagggaactggctctttccttccttccccagtggactggggggagggagcctcagccaatggagaaaatagaggttttgctctgcaactCCTGAGCAGTTGagcagctgtgatgc
Proteins encoded in this region:
- the LOC132565935 gene encoding secreted frizzled-related protein 2-like, with the protein product VVCPACLDKGHKEKEFLEIFCSQDFALKMSVRSSSGVEGDLKVVPESRGRTLYKKDGWSEEELKKPVLWLAGGEACACPELAGPEFVVLAMGHRVAGRLVISWVRKWRHGEKELKKFSRAVRKLRC